gtgtggggtggggaggcccaAGATGATGGATACGGGAACCCTGGGTGACCCCATACCTGTCCTCGCCTACCTCAGGTACATGGTGTTTCCCAGACCTGTCTGCCTTGAGCCTGGCATCTCCTACAAGCTGCATCTCAAGCTGGTGCGAACAGGAGGAGGTGCCCAGCCTGAGGCCCCCTATTCTGGACCCAGCCTACTCATTGACTCGGTGAATAGTTCCCCTTCCCACACCAACCAAGATGGCAGGGCCTGTGGGATGGGTCCTGTAGTGGTGACTGTATAGAAGGGGTCTGTGACAGAAGAGGCAGGTCTGTGGCAGTGCTAAGCTTAGTGTCCTGGCAGTTCCAACATGGTCCTGGGTCTGAACTTCATTCTTCCTTGCTCATCTCTTAAGCTGGTGCTGCTGCCCCGTGTCCTGGTGCTGGAGATGTTTAGTGGGGGTGATGCGGCTTCTCTGGAGCGCCGTGCCACCTTTGAACACTACCGCTGCCATGAGGAGGGTCTGGTGCCCAGCAAGACCCTTCCCTCTGAGGCCTGCGCCCCCCTCCTCATCAGCCTGTCCACACTGGTCTACAACGGAGCCCTGCGTGAGTGCCTGTGGTTTGGCTGGTGGGGCggaggtgtgtgggctcagcttgacctgccctgtcccctctccccacagcctgTCAGTGTGACCCCCAGGGCTCACTGAGCTCTGAGTGCAACCCCCATGGCGGTCAGTGCCTGTGTAAACCTGCAGTGGTTGGGCGCCGCTGTGACCTCTGTGCCCCTGGCTACTATGGCTTTGGCCCCACAGGCTGTCAAGGTATTCACCTGCCCCTTTGTCCCTCCTGTTCTTCTCTCCACACACcgcccccacctctgccccgcTGCCACTActgttcttcctccttcctctggctctgcttcttccttcttccaaCTCTGCTTTGGACCCCGTACTCTCAGCCCTGGTCACTTGCAGTTCTCTTCCATTCCCTGACCTTCTACCGTGACCTCACCCAAACTCCCCTCAAACCCTCTCCCTGGCTCAGCCTCTGCCTTGCCCCCAGCCTGCCAGTGCAGCCCTGAGGGGGCACTCAGTGGCCTGTGTGAAGCAACCAATGGGCAATGCCCCTGCCGAACTGGTGCATTTGGGCTTCGCTGCGACCGCTGCCAGCGTGGCCAGTGGGGATTCCCTAACTGCCGGCCGTGTGTCTGCAACGGGCATGCAGACGAATGTGACCCCCACACAGGCGCTTGCCTGGGCTGCCGTGACCACACAGGGGGTGAGCACTGTGAAAGGTGAGCTTGAAGCAGCTATGAGTGAGCTGGTGGGTGGGCGGGCTGCTCAGGGATGACacagctcttcttccttctctctgcaggTGCATTGCTGGCTTCCACGGGGACCCACGGCTGCCATATGGGGGCCATTGCCGGCCGTGTCCCTGCCCTGAAGGCCCTGGGAGCCGGCGGCACTTTGCTACTTCTTGCCATCGGGATGGGTACTCCCAGCAGATAGTGTGCCACTGCAGGGCAGGCTACACAGGTGAGTGGGTAAGATGCAGGCGTGGGATCAGGGTGGGGCAGCTGGGCTGAGCACTCACGCCTTCCCTCGACTGTGGGCAGGGCTGCGGTGCGAAGCTTGTGCCCCTGGGCACTTTGGGGACCCATCAAGGCCAGGCGGCCAGTGCCAACCATGTGAGTGCAGTGGTAACATTGACCCCACGGACCCTGATGCCTGTGACCCCCACTCGGGGCAATGCCTGCGCTGCTTACACCACACAGAGGGGCCGCACTGTGCCCACTGTAAGCCTGGCTTCCATGGGCAGGCTGCCCGACAGAGCTGTCACCGTGAGTGTGGGTATGGAGGGGATGGCTGAGGTGGGGCTCCCTGCTCCAGCTCCCCTTAACCAGTGTGCTCATCTTGGCTGGCATAGGCTGCACCTGCAACCTGCTGGGCACAGATCCCCAGCAGTGCCCATCCACTGACCGGTGCAACTGTGACCCAAGCAGTGGGCAGTGCCCATGCCTGCCCAATGTCCAGGGCCCTAGCTGTGACCGCTGTGCCCCCAACTTCTGGAACCTTACCAGTGGCCATGGCTGCCAGCCCTGTGCCTGCCACCCAAGCCGAGCCAGAGGCCCCACCTGCAATGAGGTATGGGATCTTCCTGTGGATCCCTGGGGAGATGGGGCCAGCTGCCTGCCTCACGTCTTGAGGGTTCAGCCTCTGACTGATCTCTGCCCTGTTCCCACTCTAGTTCACAGGACAGTGCCACTGCCGTGCTGGCTTCGGTGGGCGAACCTGTTCTGAGTGCCAGGAGCTCCACTGGGGAGACCCTGGGTTGCAGTGCCGCGGTAAGGGGGCTCGTGGGGCCGGGGTGGATGGGGGACTTCCCAGGATGCCCCACTGGCGCCCTAACTCTGTGGTCTGCCATCTTCCTGCAGCCTGTGATTGTGACCCTCGTGGGATAGACACACCTCAGTGTCACCGTTCCACAGGCCACTGCAGCTGCCGCTTGGGCATGTCTGGCGTGCGCTGTGACCAGTGTGCCCGTGGCTTCTCGGGCGTCTTTCCTGCCTGCCACCCCTGCCACGCGTGCTTCGGGGACTGGGACCGTGTGGTACAGGACCTGGCTGCTCGTACACGGCGCCTGGAGCAGTGGGCGCAGGAGCTGCAGCAGACGGGTGTGCTGGGTGCCTTTGAGAGCAGCTTCTGGCACATGCAGGAGAAGCTGGGCACTGTGCAGGGGATTGTGGGTGCCCGTAATGCCTCAGCTGCCTCCACTGCACAGCTCGTGGAGGCCACAGAGGAGTTGCGGTGCGGACGGGCCTGAGGATACATGGTGGGATGGGGCAGAGGCCCGATGCATTAGGGCTGAAGTCTCTATAAACAACATCTCCCCATCACCCCATGCAGGCGTGAAATTGGGGAGGCCACTGAGCACCTGACCCAGCTGGAAGCAGAGCTCACAGATGTGCAGGACGAGAATTTCAATGCCAACCATGCACTAAGCAGTCTAGAGCGAGACGGGCTTGCACTTAATCTCACACTGCGGCAGCTTGACCAGCATCTGGACCTGCTCAAGCATTCAAATTTCCTGGGTGAGTTGTTGGCCAACTAGGTGGGTGGATCAGGGTTGATCTTCAGCTGACTGCCTGCCTCTGCCCGACTTAGGTGCCTATGACAGCATCCGCCATGCCCACAGCCTGTCTGCAGAAGCAGAACGTCGTGCCAATATGTCAGCCCTGACAGTGCCCAGCCCTGTGAGCAACTCAGCAGGCACCCGGCACCGGACAGAGGTGCTGATGGCTGCCCGAAGGAAGGACTTCAACCGCAAGCACATGGCCAACCAGCAGGCACTGGGCGAGCTCTCTGCCCATACCCATGCCCTGAGCCTGACAGGCATAAATGAACTGGTGAGGCACAAGTGTCAGGTGGGACATATGGGTGTGGCTGTTCCTTCCCCCAGGCCCTGACTTGTTCTGTGCCTGGCAGGTGTGTGGGTCCCCGGGAGATGCACCCTGTGCTACGAGCCCTTGCGGGGGTGCCGGCTGTCGGGACGAGGATGGGCAGCCCCGTTGCGGGGGCCTCAGCTGCAGTGGGGCAGCAGCCATGGCGGATCTGGCGCTGGGTCGGGCCCGCCACACACAGGCAGAACTGCAGCGGGCACTGGCAGAAGGTGGTGGCATCCTCAGCCAGGTAGCTGAGACCCGTCGGCAGGCAGGCGAGGCACAGCAGCGGGCCCAGGCAGCCCTGGACAAGGCTAATGCTTCCAGGGGACAGGTGGAACAGGCCAACCAGGAACTGCGGGAACTTATCCAGAGTGTGAAGGACTTCCTCAGCCGTGAGCCTCCCTTGTGGCCCAGGCCATGTGGTGTTTCTCCCATGTCTGTGTTCATACTTGGGTCAGGCCCTGTACTGTACCTGTGTTTGTGACCACAGATGGGCAAGGGTTCAGGGTGTCTGGACCCTGAGCCCGTGCCCATATGTAGTCCCCAAGTCCACGACCCTGAATCTATGTCCCATGTATAGTCCCTGTCATTGTGGTTACATCCTTATGCCTGTAAGCAAATCCATACTCCATGTGTGGTCCCTGAGTCCATACCCCAAGACTGTGTCCCCATGCCCGTGCTGGGGAATCTGTGTCCTTAAGCCCTTGCCTGTGTCCCCATAGAGGAGGGGGCTGATCCTGATAGCATTGAGATGGTGGCCACACGGGTGCTAGAGCTCTCCATCCCAGCGTCACCTGAGCAGATCCGGCACTTGGCGGGCGAGATTGCAGAGCGGGTCCGGAGCCTGGCAGATGTGGACACGATCCTGGCGCGTACTGTGGGAGACGTGCATCGGGCAGAGCAGCTACTGAAGGACGCACAGCGGGCACGGTCTGACCCCAACCTTGGACCCCAACCTTGACACCTGGTTCTGATACTTGCAGGCCCTgattccctctctcctccaggagCCGGGCTGAGGGTGAGAAACAGAAGGCAGAGACAGTACAGGCAGCGCTGGAGGAGGCCCAGCGGGCACAGGGTGCTGCTCAGAGTGCCATCCAGGGGGCAGTGCTTGACACACAGGACACAGAGCAGACCCTGCACCAGGTGTGGTCTCCCTGGGACATCAGTGGGGCAAGGTTGTGAGCATGCTGCATAAACCTGTTTAACCCTAGGCCCACCCGTGGCAGGTGCAGGAGAGGATGGCAGGTACAGAGAAGGCATTGAGCTCTGCAGGTGAGCGGGCTCAGCAATTGGATGGTCTCCTGGAGGCTCTGAAATTGAAGCGAGCAGGGAATAGCCTGGCAGCCTCTAGCGCTGAAGAAACAGCTGGCAGTGCCCAGGGTCGTGCCCGGGAAGCTGAACAGGTGGGTTGAGGCAGAGCCAGTTGGAAGGGGTGGGGGTAGAGGCTGGGCCTCCACTGGGCCACCACCCTGCCCCGGACCTCCATATCCACAGCTGCTGAAGGGCCCACTAGGTGACCAGTACCAGACAGTGAGGGCCCTGGCTGAGCGCAAGGCCCAGGGTGTGCTGGCTGCGCAGACACGGGCAGAACAACTGCGGGATGAGGCTCGCGGCTTGTTGCAGGCTGCTCAAGACAAGCTGCAGCGGTTGCAAGGTGAGGATGGGACGCCAGAGATGTGGGACTCTGGGAGAAGGACCCTACATCTGAGACCTGTCTCTCCTAGAGCTGGAAGGCACTTATGAGGAGAATGAGCGGGCGCTGGAGGGCAAAGCGGCTCAGCTGGACGGGCTGGAGGCCAGGATGCGCAGTGTGCTTCAAGCCATCAACTTGCAGGTCCAGATCTACAACACCTGCCAGTGACCCCTACCCGAGGCCTACCCTAGTCCCCAGCCTCGCCCCGCACGCATTACTGCCTGTGCATGGAACAGTCCCCAGCCTGGCAAGGCCCCCAATAAACCAGTGTGAATCCCCCCTGTGTGACCGACTCTGATTTGGGGAGGGCGGAGTCTGGGCGGAACCTAGAAGCTACCACCAGCAGGGCCCCACCAAGGCCAAGGCACCGGAGCCCCGCCTCCTCCGTTTGGCCCGCCCCGGAGCTGCTCGCGCCGGAAGTGCGTCACTAGCTCTGCGTTCAGGCACCCACGGCCGTAACTGGAAGTGGAAACAAAACAAGCAGCTGAGGCGGTGGTGGCGGCGCCGGGACGGGGGAGGGGCGCGCCGGAACCGGAACCGACCTGACGCCGGAACCGGAACCGAGAGCGGGTTGCCAGGGCCCGAAGAGGGCTGGCTGCAGCGGCCTCGCTCGGTGAGTGGGGCTGGCCGCTGCTCGCCCGTCTCGCCGGAGCGGGGAGGCAGAGACGCGGGCCTGGGGCGACCTGTTCAAGGTCACGGGCCGTACCAGTCTCCACCCCTCGAGCCCTGCGGCGTGCCGGGCCCACTGATGCAGGCGGGGCCGTTACACTAAAGCCTGTGGCCGGCCTGCCGTCTCGGAGGGGGCTGGCGGCGAGCGAGGgcggcttcctggaggaggtggtggcGGGCCCAGGGTTCGGAGGCTGGAGCTGGGTCGCAGCCTGGCCGGGGCGCTGGTCTGTGGTCAGTAACCCCGCGCGGCCGTATTAGGCCACCTTGGGTCTCTAGGCAGCCCCTTTCCCTCCTCAAcgtcccagaaggagagggtAGGGACGCGACCTTCAGCTGGGGCCTGGGAGCAAAGAGGCGGCAGATGTCCACCCCTCGATTCTGGACCTGTCGTCACTGAAGATCCAGCCCACCAGTCCCACATCTGACCCGTAGAAGAATCCCCCCGTCCCCCGCCAAACCTCCGCTCCCCACAGCCACACACTCACACTCTGGGGAACACAGACTCGTCACTATCTGTCCTACTAGTGTCTCAGGCCATGCTTGAGGCTGCCAGGGGTCCTGGATCCATGGTTCGTTCATCCCCACCCTTATCTCAATTTTGAGAACTTTATTTTGGATGGAGAAACAGCCCAGAATCCACTGGTGGGTCTGTGGGAAACTGGCTAAGAGCTGAGGGGGTGGACATGGGAAGGAAGGGGATAATGTCTGTTTCAGTCTCAGACTGCATGCCCACCCTGAGGCAGAGATGCTGCTGAAAGGGAAATGTGACATCTGAATACCCTTTTCACCTTAGCTTTTGCAGGCCCCTCTTTGCATAGGAGAGCAGCTGGAGAGAGGAGTCTCTCCAgatgtaagaaaacaaaaaacaaaaaccaagcagTGCACAGAAGCAGGTTCAGAGGAGGGTGGGAACTGGCAGGTGGCAGGTGGGGCTCCTTAACCTCAAGATGATGCCTGGGCAGTGGTAGCACCTGGGCTGGGCCTGTTTTCAGCCACGGAGCCTGGTTCTCCTGCTGTTTAattgtctgtctcctcctttcctgccttcctcctaCTTCTCGGGTGGTGACTAAGCAGCCAGTGAGAGTGAAGGAAAAGTGAGCACCCAGCTCAGCGCGCCAGCCCTGTGGGCTGGAGCTATGGCTCCTCTCCAGATTGGAGGAGCCTGGTCCCAGGCCATGGCTGCCTTGACCTGACACCTCCTTAGTGAGGCTTCTCTCTTTGTGAGTCTGTATGGCAGGCATCTAGGAGGCTCAGCCGGAAGTGGTTGTTTCTACTTGCATTATTTATTCTCCCTTAGGAATAGTGTGAGAGTATCTAGGGCTACATCAGGTAGTAAAGAGATATTGCTCCGTAGGCTTAGAAGTGTCCCAGGTTGCTGAGCCCTGGGTGTAACCAAGGAGCAAATTTTGGGCCTTGGTAGTGATCACTTGTCCCCTTCTCGTTAGGCTGTCAGTTCGTTGCTGGAGAATTTGTCCACAAAGAGTTGCCAAGATAGCTGGGCCAGGAAGAAAGCGCCGTAGCCCTGACCCAGACACCGTTGCCGACCCCGGGGCACTCTGGCTGTCACCCAAGCGGCTCAAGATGTCTGGCGGGGCCAGCACCACAGGCCCAAGGAGAGGGCCCCCAGGACTGGAGGAGGCCACCAGTAAGAAGCAGCAGAAGGATCGAGCAAACCAGGAGAGCAAGGATGGAGATCCTAGGAGAGGTGGTAGTGGCATTCCCGGAGTGCTTGtggccttcccctcctcccttcctatTGAGCATACAGATTGGGGATTGGGAGATGACTTTTTTGCTGTTCTTTCCATCCTGGTCTGATGCTGAGAGAAGGACCAATGGCAGGCTGGGAGAGCCTCAGCTTTGAAGTTGGGGTACTTGGCTGAAGTCCTAAAGATGGTGTTTGGTGGGATGTTAGAGTCTTGGAGGCTGCCTGTCCATCATCCTTTCCCTGTTCTTTCCTTTGTTGTCAGGGTCAGCATTCACTCGGGAGGAGCCGACCAAAGACGGTGAGTAATGAATAAGCCTTTTGGATGATAGAGTGctaggggagaggagggggcactGGGGATGTAGCCCTTATCTAGAGCAGTTGCATTAGGGCTGGGCGTCTGGTACCTGCTTACCCCCATCAAAATTTCATAGAGACCTTCACAGTCTTTTTGACACTCCCTCTGTAGAGTTGTTGCTTGATTGGAGGCAGAGTGCTGATGAGGTGCTTGTCAAGCTGCGTGTGGGAGCCGGTCCCCTGCGGCTGGAGGAGGTAGATGCTGCTTTCACAGACACAGACTGTGTGGTGCGGCTTCCAGGTATGTCTATCTGCTTTGAGCCCAGCAGTATACTTGAATCCTTTGAtatcccccaccccagctcactCCTCCCACTCTGTTGCCAGGTGGTCGGCAGTGGGGTGGTGTTTTCTATGCTGAGATAGAAAGTTCTTGCACCAAAGTGCAGGCTCGCAAAGGTGGCCTCTTGCAGCTGTCACTGCCCAAGAAGGTGCCTCTGCTCACGTGGCCCTCTCTCCTGGTAAGTTCCAGAGCAGAGTAGGGTAGGGATACTCAGTGTAGTTAACAGGGCCTGACTGCTGTATCTTTGGCAGAAGAAACCTCTTGGGACCCAGGAGTTGGTGCCAGGGCTGCGGTGCCAGGAGAATGGGCAGGAGCCGTCTCCTGTTGCCCTGGAGCCAGGCCCTGAGCCCCGCCGGGCTAAACAGGAGGCCCGGAACCAGAAGCGGGCCCAGGGCCGTGGTGAGGTAGGCGCAGGGGCTGGCCCTGGGACCCAGGCAGGGCCCAGCGCCAAGAGGGCTGTGCATCTCCACAGAGGGCCGGAGGGGGAAGGGTCCAGAGATGGCCCTGCACCCCGGGGTGATGCCCCCCAATTCCTGGCTGAGCCGGCCACCCAGGTGAGAGTGGGGTGCCTGCTTGGGAGTTgggaggtgagggggaagggtgtgGACTGCAGTGGGGGGCCGCCTGCCAGACCCAGGGCTGATCCTGCCCACAATCTCGCCATGAACAGGCTGAGGCTGAGGAACAGCTCCGTGTACCACCACTGAACCCCCAGACCTGCCTCCTGGGCTCAGAGGAGAATCTAGCACTTTTGACAGGAAAGAAGGCAGTAGCCCCCAGGAATGACCCAGTGTCCCCAGTCATGGCCCGGAGCAGAGACCCTGAGAAAGATGATCGTTCCAAAGAGGAGATGGCAGTGGCAGCAGATGCTGCAGCCTTGGTGGATGGtaaaggtggggctgggggtgggcaggcagagCTCTAGTTTGGGTTGCAAGGTTGGTGGGTGGGTAGGAAGTAGAGTAGGAACAGGCTGGAACCTGTCCTGGGTGGTGCTGAGATGTGGTCTCAACATAGAGCCCAAGTCCATGGTGAACCTGGCATTTGTCAAGAATGACTCGTATGAGAAGGGGCCGGACTCAGTGGTGGTGCACGTGTACGTGAAGGAAATCTGCAGGGACACATCTCGAGTGCTTTTCCGCGAGCAGGACTTCACGCTTATCTTCCAGAccaggtgggtgggtgggcagaCACACAGGGCAGACAGTGTGCTTCAGGCAGGACAGTGTGTCTCATGttctttctcctgcctcttctcctgctctctgcccctgCTCTGCCTCTGCAGGGATGGAAACTTCCTGAGACTGCACCCGGGCTGTGGGCCCCACACCATCTTCCGTTGGCAGGTGAAGCTCAGGTGGGTGGTGCCCGGCCCCGCCACTGTGCCTGTCCCATCCTGGGCTCCATCCCCCTGACCCATCTAGCCCTGCATCCCCTCCACCTAAGTTTCTGAGTTCAGCCTCTTCCTGCAGGAACCTGATCGAGCCAGAGCAGTGCACCTTCTGCTTCACGGCCTCTCGCATCGACATCTGCCTTCATAAGCGGCAGAGTCAGCGCTGGGGGGGCCTGGAGGCCCCAGCTGCACGAGGTCTGCACACGAGCTCCCTTCATTGCCCAGTCCTCATGACCCAGACCCCCACCCCGTGCCACATGCTGCTAACCACCAGCCCCACCATTCCCCCTTTTTAAGGTGCAGTGGGTGGTGCAAAGGTAGCCGTGCCGACAGGTCCAACCCCTCTGGATTCAACCCCACCGGGAGgtaccccccaccccctgacaGGCCAGGAGGAAGCCCGGGCTGTGGAGAAGGAGAAACCCAAGGCTCGATCTGAGGACACAGGCCTAGATGGTGTGGCAGCCCGCACCCCCATGGAGCATGTAGCCCCAAAGCCAGAGCCACACCTGGCATCGGTGAGAAtcc
This window of the Physeter macrocephalus isolate SW-GA unplaced genomic scaffold, ASM283717v5 random_534, whole genome shotgun sequence genome carries:
- the LAMB2 gene encoding laminin subunit beta-2 isoform X1, which codes for MEWAAGEQGRDLRGQPGPWQLLLGLLLSELATALAQALAPDVPGCSRGSCYPATGDLLVGRADRLTASSTCGLHGPQPYCIVSHLQDEKKCFLCDSRRPFSARDNPNSHRIQNVVTSFAPQRRAAWWQSENGVPVVTIQLDLEAEFHFTHLIMTFKTFRPAAMLVERSADFGRTWHVYRYFSYDCGADFPGVPLAPPRHWDDVVCESRYSEIEPSTEGEVIYRVLDPAIPIPDPYSPWIQNLLKITNLRVNLTRLHTLGDNLLDPRREIREKYYYALYELVVRGNCFCYGHASQCAPAPGAPAHAEGMVHGACICKHNTRGFNCEQCQDFYHDLPWHPAEDGHSHACRKCECHGHTYSCHFDMAIYLASGNVSGGVCDGCQHNTAGRQCELCRPFFYRDPTKDLRDPAVCRSCDCDPMGSQDGGRCDPHDDPALGLVSGQCRCKEHVVGSRCQQCRDGFFGLSASDPLGCQQCQCDTRGTVPGGTPCDRNSGACFCKRLVTGRGCNRCLPGHWGLSHDLLGCRPCDCDVGGALDPQCNEATGQCRCRQNMVGRRCEQVQPGYFRPFLDHLIWEAEEARGQVPDVVERPVTPGGIPSWTGPGFVRLREGQALEFLVASVPRAMDYDLLLRLEPQVPEQWAEMELTVQRPGPVSAHSPCGHVLPKDDHIPGTLRPGTRYMVFPRPVCLEPGISYKLHLKLVRTGGGAQPEAPYSGPSLLIDSLVLLPRVLVLEMFSGGDAASLERRATFEHYRCHEEGLVPSKTLPSEACAPLLISLSTLVYNGALPCQCDPQGSLSSECNPHGGQCLCKPAVVGRRCDLCAPGYYGFGPTGCQACQCSPEGALSGLCEATNGQCPCRTGAFGLRCDRCQRGQWGFPNCRPCVCNGHADECDPHTGACLGCRDHTGGEHCERCIAGFHGDPRLPYGGHCRPCPCPEGPGSRRHFATSCHRDGYSQQIVCHCRAGYTGLRCEACAPGHFGDPSRPGGQCQPCECSGNIDPTDPDACDPHSGQCLRCLHHTEGPHCAHCKPGFHGQAARQSCHRCTCNLLGTDPQQCPSTDRCNCDPSSGQCPCLPNVQGPSCDRCAPNFWNLTSGHGCQPCACHPSRARGPTCNEFTGQCHCRAGFGGRTCSECQELHWGDPGLQCRACDCDPRGIDTPQCHRSTGHCSCRLGMSGVRCDQCARGFSGVFPACHPCHACFGDWDRVVQDLAARTRRLEQWAQELQQTGVLGAFESSFWHMQEKLGTVQGIVGARNASAASTAQLVEATEELRREIGEATEHLTQLEAELTDVQDENFNANHALSSLERDGLALNLTLRQLDQHLDLLKHSNFLGAYDSIRHAHSLSAEAERRANMSALTVPSPVSNSAGTRHRTEVLMAARRKDFNRKHMANQQALGELSAHTHALSLTGINELVCGSPGDAPCATSPCGGAGCRDEDGQPRCGGLSCSGAAAMADLALGRARHTQAELQRALAEGGGILSQVAETRRQAGEAQQRAQAALDKANASRGQVEQANQELRELIQSVKDFLSQEGADPDSIEMVATRVLELSIPASPEQIRHLAGEIAERVRSLADVDTILARTVGDVHRAEQLLKDAQRARSRAEGEKQKAETVQAALEEAQRAQGAAQSAIQGAVLDTQDTEQTLHQVQERMAGTEKALSSAGERAQQLDGLLEALKLKRAGNSLAASSAEETAGSAQGRAREAEQLLKGPLGDQYQTVRALAERKAQGVLAAQTRAEQLRDEARGLLQAAQDKLQRLQELEGTYEENERALEGKAAQLDGLEARMRSVLQAINLQVQIYNTCQ
- the LAMB2 gene encoding laminin subunit beta-2 isoform X2, which gives rise to MEWAAGEQGRDLRGQPGPWQLLLGLLLSELATALAQALAPDVPGCSRGSCYPATGDLLVGRADRLTASSTCGLHGPQPYCIVSHLQDEKKCFLCDSRRPFSARDNPNSHRIQNVVTSFAPQRRAAWWQSENGVPVVTIQLDLEAEFHFTHLIMTFKTFRPAAMLVERSADFGRTWHVYRYFSYDCGADFPGVPLAPPRHWDDVVCESRYSEIEPSTEGEVIYRVLDPAIPIPDPYSPWIQNLLKITNLRVNLTRLHTLGDNLLDPRREIREKYYYALYELVVRGNCFCYGHASQCAPAPGAPAHAEGMVHGACICKHNTRGFNCEQCQDFYHDLPWHPAEDGHSHACRKCECHGHTYSCHFDMAIYLASGNVSGGVCDGCQHNTAGRQCELCRPFFYRDPTKDLRDPAVCRSCDCDPMGSQDGGRCDPHDDPALGLVSGQCRCKEHVVGSRCQQCRDGFFGLSASDPLGCQQCQCDTRGTVPGGTPCDRNSGACFCKRLVTGRGCNRCLPGHWGLSHDLLGCRPCDCDVGGALDPQCNEATGQCRCRQNMVGRRCEQVQPGYFRPFLDHLIWEAEEARGQVPDVVERPVTPGGIPSWTGPGFVRLREGQALEFLVASVPRAMDYDLLLRLEPQVPEQWAEMELTVQRPGPVSAHSPCGHVLPKDDHIPGTLRPGTRYMVFPRPVCLEPGISYKLHLKLVRTGGGAQPEAPYSGPSLLIDSLVLLPRVLVLEMFSGGDAASLERRATFEHYRCHEEGLVPSKTLPSEACAPLLISLSTLVYNGALPCQCDPQGSLSSECNPHGGQCLCKPAVVGRRCDLCAPGYYGFGPTGCQACQCSPEGALSGLCEATNGQCPCRTGAFGLRCDRCQRGQWGFPNCRPCVCNGHADECDPHTGACLGCRDHTGGEHCERCIAGFHGDPRLPYGGHCRPCPCPEGPGSRRHFATSCHRDGYSQQIVCHCRAGYTGCTCNLLGTDPQQCPSTDRCNCDPSSGQCPCLPNVQGPSCDRCAPNFWNLTSGHGCQPCACHPSRARGPTCNEFTGQCHCRAGFGGRTCSECQELHWGDPGLQCRACDCDPRGIDTPQCHRSTGHCSCRLGMSGVRCDQCARGFSGVFPACHPCHACFGDWDRVVQDLAARTRRLEQWAQELQQTGVLGAFESSFWHMQEKLGTVQGIVGARNASAASTAQLVEATEELRREIGEATEHLTQLEAELTDVQDENFNANHALSSLERDGLALNLTLRQLDQHLDLLKHSNFLGAYDSIRHAHSLSAEAERRANMSALTVPSPVSNSAGTRHRTEVLMAARRKDFNRKHMANQQALGELSAHTHALSLTGINELVCGSPGDAPCATSPCGGAGCRDEDGQPRCGGLSCSGAAAMADLALGRARHTQAELQRALAEGGGILSQVAETRRQAGEAQQRAQAALDKANASRGQVEQANQELRELIQSVKDFLSQEGADPDSIEMVATRVLELSIPASPEQIRHLAGEIAERVRSLADVDTILARTVGDVHRAEQLLKDAQRARSRAEGEKQKAETVQAALEEAQRAQGAAQSAIQGAVLDTQDTEQTLHQVQERMAGTEKALSSAGERAQQLDGLLEALKLKRAGNSLAASSAEETAGSAQGRAREAEQLLKGPLGDQYQTVRALAERKAQGVLAAQTRAEQLRDEARGLLQAAQDKLQRLQELEGTYEENERALEGKAAQLDGLEARMRSVLQAINLQVQIYNTCQ